From the genome of Epinephelus lanceolatus isolate andai-2023 chromosome 23, ASM4190304v1, whole genome shotgun sequence, one region includes:
- the LOC117249528 gene encoding uncharacterized protein LOC117249528 isoform X1, giving the protein MAKLKEELWKTLQDLKEEEFENFKWFLEQDGLLEGLSGIPVSQLEKAKRQHTVDLMVQKYPGSGALKVTLKILENIHRNDLKQHLQNLPLGHNNGAKKEEYKGEKPKLQWVQQFAVDVTLDPDTANPHLILSGNRKQVRHGDVRRNLPNNPERFYRCVNVLGKQSFSSGKFYFQVQVEGKTAWDLGVAKESIERKVQITASPQNGYWALMMRNGCDYGTMDGEPVLLSLTKNPKKVGVFVNYDEGLVFFYDVDTADILYFFSGCSFTEKLYPFFSPCTNDGGINSAPLIISSVNDPLSLETRDTGDQKEEHEKKKAELKSAQQFAVDVTLDPDTANPHLILSRDGKQVRHGDVMKKLPDNPERFKKCVSILGKQGFASGKFYFEVQVKGKTAWDLGVAEQSIKRKIQITTSPQHGYWTIVLRNENDYEAIDDDPVCLSLNQPPQKVGVFVDIDEGLVCFYDVDSADLLHSFTGCYFTEKLYPYFSPCTNDGGVNSAPLIISPVNQETNDTGDQKELERKAPELKSVQQFVVDVTLDPDTAHPHLILSDDGKQVHHSDVRNKLPDKPQRFTKYESILGKPSLSSGKYYYEVQVKGKTAWDLGVANQAIKKKVQISTNPENGFWTIKLRNQNEYEANDDDPVQLSLKSHLQKVGVFVDYDEGLVCFYDVDSADLIYSFTGCYFTGKLYPFFSPCTNDGGVNSAPLIISSVNHPLSHKTHDISDEKAEYKRKKAELKRIQQFAVDVTLDPDTANPHLILSDDGKQVHHSDVKKTLPNNPERFYSFVNVLGKQSFSSGKFYYEVQVEGKTAWALGVAKQSIKRKLQIAACPQNGFWTIMLTNEDVYEANDDDPVQLSLNHPLQKVGVFVDYEEDLVSFYNVDSADLLYSFTGCSFTEKLYPYFSPFTNDGGVNSAPLIISPVNEPLSLNTCDFGGEKGEPEKNKTELKSVEELAVEITPDQDTARANLILSGDGKQVHNDDVREKLPSNFVRTIFCCQCCLSRTDKE; this is encoded by the exons ATGGCGAAACTTAAAGAGGAGCTCTGGAAAACTCTGCAGGACCTGAAAGAAGAGGAGTTTGAGAATTTCAAGTGGTTCTTGGAGCAGGATGGGCTCCTGGAGGGCTTGTCAGGCATCCCAGTGTCTCAGCTGGAGAAGGCAAAAAGGCAGCACACTGTCGATCTAATGGTACAGAAATATCCAGGTTCTGGAGCTCTGAAGGTAACCTTGAAGATTTTAGAAAACATCCACAGGAATGATCTGAAGCAGCATCTTCAAAACCTCCCCTTGGGACACAACA ATGGTGCTAAGAAAGAAGAGTATAAGGGAGAGAAGCCCAAACTCCAGTGGGTGCAGCAGTTTGCAGTGGATGTGACTCTGGATCCTGATACAGCAAATCCTCACCTCATCCTGTCTGGTAACAGGAAACAAGTACGCCATGGTGATGTGAGGAGGAATCTGCCAAACAACCCTGAGAGATTTTACAGATGTGTGAACGTCTTAGGAAAGCAGAGTTTCTCTTCAGGAAAATTTTACTTCCAGGTTCAGGTTGAGGGGAAGACTGCCTGGGATTTGGGAGTAGCCAAAGAGTCGATTGAGAGGAAAGTCCAGATTACAGCAAGCCCACAGAATGGCTACTGGGCTCTCATGATGAGGAATGGATGTGACTACGGGACGATGGATGGTGAGCCAgtccttctctctctgacaAAGAATCCTAAAAAGGTGGGAGTGTTTGTGAACTATGACGAGGGTCTGGTCTTCTTTTATGACGTGGATACTGCAGATATTCTCTACTTCTTCAGCGGCTGCTccttcactgagaaactctACCCATTCTTCAGCCCCTGTACTAATGATGGTGGTATAAACTCTGCCCCTCTGATCATCTCTTCTGTCAATGACCCACTGAGCCTCGAGACACGTGACACTGGTGATCAAAAAGAAGAGCATGAAAAAAAGAAGGCTGAGCTGAAGAGCGCCCAGCAGTTTGCAGTGGATGTGACTCTGGATCCTGATACAGCAAATCCTCACCTCATCCTGTCTCGTGATGGGAAACAAGTGCGTCATGGTGATGTGATGAAGAAACTACCAGACAATCCTGAGAGATTTAAGAAATGTGTGAGCATCTTAGGGAAGCAAGGTTTTGCTTCAGGAAAATTTTACTTTGAGGTTCAGGTTAAAGGGAAGACTGCCTGGGACTTGGGGGTGGCAGAGCAGTCAATCAAAAGGAAAATCCAGATCACAACAAGCCCTCAGCATGGCTACTGGACTATCGTGCTGAGAAATGAAAATGACTATGAAGCTATTGATGATgatcctgtctgtctgtctctgaatcAGCCTCCTCAGAAGGTGGGAGTGTTTGTGGACATTGACGAGGGTCTGGTCTGCTTTTATGATGTAGATTCTGCAGATCTCCTCCACTCCTTCACTGGCTGCTATTTTACTGAGAAACTCTACCCATACTTCAGTCCCTGTACTAATGATGGTGGTGTAAACTCTGCCCCTTTGATCATCTCTCCTGTCAATCAGGAGACaaatgacactggtgaccaaaAAGAACTTGAAAGAAAAGCGCCTGAGCTGAAGAGCGTCCAACAGTTTGTAGTGGACGTGACTCTGGATCCTGATACAGCCCATCCTCACCTCATCCTGTCTGATGATGGGAAACAAGTACACCACAGTGATGTGAGGAACAAACTACCGGACAAGCCCCAGAGATTTACCAAATATGAAAGCATTTTAGGAAAGCCGAGTCTCTCTTCAGGAAAATATTACTACGAGGTTCAGGTTAAAGGGAAGACTGCTTGGGATTTGGGAGTGGCCAATCAGGCAATCAAGAAGAAAGTCCAGATCTCAACAAACCCTGAGAATGGCTTCTGGACTATAAAGCTGAGGAATCAAAATGAGTATGAAGCTAATGATGATGATCCTGTCCAGCTGTCTCTGAAGTCACATCTTCAGAAGGTGGGAGTGTTTGTGGACTATGATGAGGGTCTGGTCTGCTTTTATGATGTAGATTCTGCAGATCTTATCTACTCCTTCACTGGCTGCTATTTTACTGGGAAACTCTACCCATTCTTCAGTCCCTGTACTAATGATGGTGGTGTAAACTCTGCCCCTCTGATCATCTCTTCTGTCAATCACCCACTGAGCCATAAGACACATGACATCAGTGATGAGAAGGCAGAATACAAAAGAAAGAAGGCTGAGCTGAAAAGGATACAGCAGTTTGCAGTGGATGTGACTCTGGATCCTGATACAGCAAATCCTCACCTCATTCTGTCTGATGATGGGAAACAAGTACAccacagtgatgtgaaaaagaCATTACCAAACAACCCTGAGAGATTTTACAGTTTTGTGAACGTCTTAGGAAAGCAGAGTTTCTCTTCAGGAAAATTTTACTACGAGGTTCAGGTTGAGGGAAAGACTGCCTGGGCTTTGGGAGTGGCCAAACAGTCGATCAAGAGGAAACTCCAGATCGCAGCATGCCCACAGAATGGTTTCTGGACCATAATGTTGACAAATGAAGATGTATACGAAGCCAATGATGATGATCCTGTCCAACTGTCTCTGAACCATCCTCTTCAGAAGGTGGGAGTGTTTGTGGACTATGAAGAGGATCTGGTCTCCTTCTATAACGTAGATTCTGCAGATCTTCTCTACTCCTTCACTGGCTGCTCCTTTACTGAGAAGCTCTACCCATACTTCAGTCCTTTCACTAATGACGGCGGTGTAAACTCTGCCCCCCTCATTATCTCTCCTGTCAATGAGCCACTGAGCCTTAACACATGTGACTTTGGTGGTGAGAAAGGAGAACCTGAGAAAAATAAGACTGAGCTGAAGAGTGTGGAGGAGCTCGCAGTGGAAATAACGCCGGATCAAGATACTGCACGTGCTAATCTCATCCTTTCTGGTGATGGGAAACAAGTACACAATGATGATGTGAGGGAGAAACTCCCAAGTAACTTTGTGAGGACCATATTTTGTTGCCAGTGTTGTCTCTCTCGAACAGACAAAGAGTAA
- the LOC117249498 gene encoding F-box only protein 15-like isoform X1, which translates to MAAGRGEFFRSLIEGLERKSVQPAPVGQQQGRGRGKPGTAGGRSGPGTGQRRRQREAAPSSVSGNSLSRPDPRAEGNKSHFPHIKTSPSRNNFIERLPHEILVKIFSYLDATSLSYISHVSKLFSELSKDDVIWRGIYMSEFGCRMWNLKPAAPRVDPAEVEGCSTGHWKEKYFRTVNATEMNMWRREMINVRPFTGLPWRTDGFLRELHVSWELTVCDRRGQEVTMKQSKALFFQSSVIVRWSEGRFPKYHHIRDMKLYGVRKETLKTRPGWRSLILKLDMRTRPPRFIDRDKAVKVMHHQPGFIVGVWRVDGSVAFIMVSLHLHRLVERSLLGSPVCPFSEPDDPPHVDNSDPEFGLHGYSLHALLHKPGAEIMSENFGNLSFNTGRIQRGLLEMRVINTTDLFHHRPLSGNITLPWVSGAVEGSVEKCCIMTLTLLDEFQKPFWCLSSPIVITPAERRLSFDYDGEHFVMVLYRTDGRVELKLVWLKEKRQFFLIGFNLFIPVHRVNKRFSSAF; encoded by the exons ATGGCGGCGGGACGAGGGGAGTTTTTTCGGAGTTTAATTGAGGGTTTAGAGAGGAAATCCGTCCAGCCGGCTCCGGTTGGACAACAGCAGGGTCGTGGTAGAGGAAAGCCGGGTACGGCCGGAGGACGGTCGGGTCCGGGTacaggacagaggaggagacaacGGGAGGCAGCACCGAGCTCTGTTAGCGGGAACAGCCTCAG cCGCCCGGACCCGAGAGCAGAGggaaataaatcacattttccccacattaAAACGTCTCCATCCAGGAACAACTTCATAGAAag GCTGCCGCATGAGATCCTGGTGAAGATTTTCTCGTACCTGGATGCCACCTCGCTGTCTTACATCAGCCACGTCAGCAAGCTGTTCTCTGAGCTCTCCAAGGATGA TGTCATATGGCGTGGGATTTACATGTCAGAGTTTGGGTGTCGAATGTGGAATCTGAAGCCAGCAGCACCGAGGGTGGACCCAGCGGAGGTGGAGGGTTGCTCGACGGGCCACTGGAAGGAGAAATACTTCAGGACTGTGAATGCGACGGAAATGAACAtgtggaggagagagatgaTAAATGTTCGGCCCTTCACTGGGTTACCGTGGAGGACAGACGGGTTCCTCAG ggaACTGCATGTGAGCTGGGAACTGACGGTGTGTGATCGGCGGGGGCAGGAGGTCACGATGAAGCAGAGCAAAGCGTTGTTCTTCCAGTCCTCTGTGATCGTCCGCTGGAGTGAAGGAAGGTTCCCTAAATACCATCACATCAGAGACATGAAGCTGTACGGAGTCAGGAAGGAGACGCTAAAGACCAG GCCCGGCTGGCGCTCTCTGATCTTAAAGCTCGACATGAGGACTCGGCCCCCTCGGTTCATTGACAGAGACAAAGCAGTCAAAGTGATGCATCACCAGCCAGGCTTCATCGTAGGCGTCTGGAGG gttgaCGGCAGCGTGGCCTTCATCATGGTCAGCCTGCACCTCCACAGGCTGGTGGAGAGGAGTCTGCTGGGATCTCCAGTCTG CCCGTTCTCTGAGCCTGACGACCCTCCACATGTGGATAACTCCGACCCTGAGTTTGGTCTGCACGGCTACAGTCTGCACGCCCTCCTGCACAAACCCGGCGCTGAGATCATGTCAGAAAACTTCGGCAATCTGTCCTTTAACACGG GTCGTATCCAGCGTGGACTGTTGGAGATGAGGGTCATCAACACCACCGACTTGTTCCATCACAGGCCGCTGTCTGGGAACATCACACTGCCCTGGGTGAGCGGCGCAGTGGAGGGCTCAGTGGAG AAATGCTGCATCATGACGTTGACTCTGCTGGACGAGTTCCAGAAACCCTTCTGGTGCCTCAGCTCGCCCATCGTCATCACGCCGGCAGAGAGGCGGCTGTCGTTTGACTATGACGGCGAGCACTTTGTGATGGTGCTCTACCGCACAGACGGCAGGGTGGAGTTAAAGCTGGTGTGGTTAAAGGAGAAGAGGCAGTTTTTTCTTATTGGCTTCAACCTTTTTATTCCTGTTCATAGAGTTAACAAACGTTTCAGCTCTGCCTTCTGA
- the LOC117249498 gene encoding F-box only protein 15-like isoform X2 produces the protein MSRPDPRAEGNKSHFPHIKTSPSRNNFIERLPHEILVKIFSYLDATSLSYISHVSKLFSELSKDDVIWRGIYMSEFGCRMWNLKPAAPRVDPAEVEGCSTGHWKEKYFRTVNATEMNMWRREMINVRPFTGLPWRTDGFLRELHVSWELTVCDRRGQEVTMKQSKALFFQSSVIVRWSEGRFPKYHHIRDMKLYGVRKETLKTRPGWRSLILKLDMRTRPPRFIDRDKAVKVMHHQPGFIVGVWRVDGSVAFIMVSLHLHRLVERSLLGSPVCPFSEPDDPPHVDNSDPEFGLHGYSLHALLHKPGAEIMSENFGNLSFNTGRIQRGLLEMRVINTTDLFHHRPLSGNITLPWVSGAVEGSVEKCCIMTLTLLDEFQKPFWCLSSPIVITPAERRLSFDYDGEHFVMVLYRTDGRVELKLVWLKEKRQFFLIGFNLFIPVHRVNKRFSSAF, from the exons ATGAG cCGCCCGGACCCGAGAGCAGAGggaaataaatcacattttccccacattaAAACGTCTCCATCCAGGAACAACTTCATAGAAag GCTGCCGCATGAGATCCTGGTGAAGATTTTCTCGTACCTGGATGCCACCTCGCTGTCTTACATCAGCCACGTCAGCAAGCTGTTCTCTGAGCTCTCCAAGGATGA TGTCATATGGCGTGGGATTTACATGTCAGAGTTTGGGTGTCGAATGTGGAATCTGAAGCCAGCAGCACCGAGGGTGGACCCAGCGGAGGTGGAGGGTTGCTCGACGGGCCACTGGAAGGAGAAATACTTCAGGACTGTGAATGCGACGGAAATGAACAtgtggaggagagagatgaTAAATGTTCGGCCCTTCACTGGGTTACCGTGGAGGACAGACGGGTTCCTCAG ggaACTGCATGTGAGCTGGGAACTGACGGTGTGTGATCGGCGGGGGCAGGAGGTCACGATGAAGCAGAGCAAAGCGTTGTTCTTCCAGTCCTCTGTGATCGTCCGCTGGAGTGAAGGAAGGTTCCCTAAATACCATCACATCAGAGACATGAAGCTGTACGGAGTCAGGAAGGAGACGCTAAAGACCAG GCCCGGCTGGCGCTCTCTGATCTTAAAGCTCGACATGAGGACTCGGCCCCCTCGGTTCATTGACAGAGACAAAGCAGTCAAAGTGATGCATCACCAGCCAGGCTTCATCGTAGGCGTCTGGAGG gttgaCGGCAGCGTGGCCTTCATCATGGTCAGCCTGCACCTCCACAGGCTGGTGGAGAGGAGTCTGCTGGGATCTCCAGTCTG CCCGTTCTCTGAGCCTGACGACCCTCCACATGTGGATAACTCCGACCCTGAGTTTGGTCTGCACGGCTACAGTCTGCACGCCCTCCTGCACAAACCCGGCGCTGAGATCATGTCAGAAAACTTCGGCAATCTGTCCTTTAACACGG GTCGTATCCAGCGTGGACTGTTGGAGATGAGGGTCATCAACACCACCGACTTGTTCCATCACAGGCCGCTGTCTGGGAACATCACACTGCCCTGGGTGAGCGGCGCAGTGGAGGGCTCAGTGGAG AAATGCTGCATCATGACGTTGACTCTGCTGGACGAGTTCCAGAAACCCTTCTGGTGCCTCAGCTCGCCCATCGTCATCACGCCGGCAGAGAGGCGGCTGTCGTTTGACTATGACGGCGAGCACTTTGTGATGGTGCTCTACCGCACAGACGGCAGGGTGGAGTTAAAGCTGGTGTGGTTAAAGGAGAAGAGGCAGTTTTTTCTTATTGGCTTCAACCTTTTTATTCCTGTTCATAGAGTTAACAAACGTTTCAGCTCTGCCTTCTGA
- the LOC144461784 gene encoding uncharacterized protein LOC144461784, whose product MANLPVKLWKALEELKDDEFKKFKWFLKQDNISAAQLEKADRQDTVDLMAQKYGGNGAVKETMTVLEKISRIDLVQGLKNSCLSSKDLRPTDFGALKDDHERKKAELKGAQQFAVDMTLDPNFTRPGDREHVRCGDVRRTLLLNPEIIYRCVCWNGQRVDQKEETNHNKS is encoded by the exons ATGGCGAATCTTCCAGTGAAGCTCTGGAAAGCTCTAGAGGAATTAAAAGACGATGAGTTCAAGAAATTCAAGTGGTTCCTGAAGCAGGATAACATCTCAGCGGCTCAGCTGGAGAAGGCGGACAGGCAGGACACAGTGGATCTGATGGCACAAAAATATGGCGGCAATGGAGCCGTGAAGGAAACCATGACGGTCTTAGAGAAGATCAGCAGGATTGATCTGGTGCAGGGTTTGAAAAACTCCTGCCTGAGCTCAAAAG ACCTCAGACCGACAGATTTCGGTGCTCTCAAAGACGATCATGAAAGAAAGAAGGCCGAGCTGAAGGGTGCCCAGCAGTTTGCAGTGGACATGACTCTGGATCCTAATTTCACCCGGCCTGGCGATAGAGAACACGTCCGCTGTGGTGATGTGAGAAGGACGCTACTACTCAACCCTGAGATAATTTACAGATGTGTGTGTTGGAATGGCCAAAGAGTCGATCAAAAGGAAGAGACCAATCACAACAAGTCCTGA
- the LOC117249528 gene encoding uncharacterized protein LOC117249528 isoform X2, giving the protein MAKLKEELWKTLHDLKEDEFENFKWFLKEDGILEGSSGIPVYQLEKAKRQDTVDLMVQKYPGSGALKVTLKILGNIDRNDLVQRLQNFRLEPRNGAKKEEYKGEKPKLQWVQQFAVDVTLDPDTANPHLILSGNRKQVRHGDVRRNLPNNPERFYRCVNVLGKQSFSSGKFYFQVQVEGKTAWDLGVAKESIERKVQITASPQNGYWALMMRNGCDYGTMDGEPVLLSLTKNPKKVGVFVNYDEGLVFFYDVDTADILYFFSGCSFTEKLYPFFSPCTNDGGINSAPLIISSVNDPLSLETRDTGDQKEEHEKKKAELKSAQQFAVDVTLDPDTANPHLILSRDGKQVRHGDVMKKLPDNPERFKKCVSILGKQGFASGKFYFEVQVKGKTAWDLGVAEQSIKRKIQITTSPQHGYWTIVLRNENDYEAIDDDPVCLSLNQPPQKVGVFVDIDEGLVCFYDVDSADLLHSFTGCYFTEKLYPYFSPCTNDGGVNSAPLIISPVNQETNDTGDQKELERKAPELKSVQQFVVDVTLDPDTAHPHLILSDDGKQVHHSDVRNKLPDKPQRFTKYESILGKPSLSSGKYYYEVQVKGKTAWDLGVANQAIKKKVQISTNPENGFWTIKLRNQNEYEANDDDPVQLSLKSHLQKVGVFVDYDEGLVCFYDVDSADLIYSFTGCYFTGKLYPFFSPCTNDGGVNSAPLIISSVNHPLSHKTHDISDEKAEYKRKKAELKRIQQFAVDVTLDPDTANPHLILSDDGKQVHHSDVKKTLPNNPERFYSFVNVLGKQSFSSGKFYYEVQVEGKTAWALGVAKQSIKRKLQIAACPQNGFWTIMLTNEDVYEANDDDPVQLSLNHPLQKVGVFVDYEEDLVSFYNVDSADLLYSFTGCSFTEKLYPYFSPFTNDGGVNSAPLIISPVNEPLSLNTCDFGGEKGEPEKNKTELKSVEELAVEITPDQDTARANLILSGDGKQVHNDDVREKLPSNFVRTIFCCQCCLSRTDKE; this is encoded by the coding sequence ATGGTGCTAAGAAAGAAGAGTATAAGGGAGAGAAGCCCAAACTCCAGTGGGTGCAGCAGTTTGCAGTGGATGTGACTCTGGATCCTGATACAGCAAATCCTCACCTCATCCTGTCTGGTAACAGGAAACAAGTACGCCATGGTGATGTGAGGAGGAATCTGCCAAACAACCCTGAGAGATTTTACAGATGTGTGAACGTCTTAGGAAAGCAGAGTTTCTCTTCAGGAAAATTTTACTTCCAGGTTCAGGTTGAGGGGAAGACTGCCTGGGATTTGGGAGTAGCCAAAGAGTCGATTGAGAGGAAAGTCCAGATTACAGCAAGCCCACAGAATGGCTACTGGGCTCTCATGATGAGGAATGGATGTGACTACGGGACGATGGATGGTGAGCCAgtccttctctctctgacaAAGAATCCTAAAAAGGTGGGAGTGTTTGTGAACTATGACGAGGGTCTGGTCTTCTTTTATGACGTGGATACTGCAGATATTCTCTACTTCTTCAGCGGCTGCTccttcactgagaaactctACCCATTCTTCAGCCCCTGTACTAATGATGGTGGTATAAACTCTGCCCCTCTGATCATCTCTTCTGTCAATGACCCACTGAGCCTCGAGACACGTGACACTGGTGATCAAAAAGAAGAGCATGAAAAAAAGAAGGCTGAGCTGAAGAGCGCCCAGCAGTTTGCAGTGGATGTGACTCTGGATCCTGATACAGCAAATCCTCACCTCATCCTGTCTCGTGATGGGAAACAAGTGCGTCATGGTGATGTGATGAAGAAACTACCAGACAATCCTGAGAGATTTAAGAAATGTGTGAGCATCTTAGGGAAGCAAGGTTTTGCTTCAGGAAAATTTTACTTTGAGGTTCAGGTTAAAGGGAAGACTGCCTGGGACTTGGGGGTGGCAGAGCAGTCAATCAAAAGGAAAATCCAGATCACAACAAGCCCTCAGCATGGCTACTGGACTATCGTGCTGAGAAATGAAAATGACTATGAAGCTATTGATGATgatcctgtctgtctgtctctgaatcAGCCTCCTCAGAAGGTGGGAGTGTTTGTGGACATTGACGAGGGTCTGGTCTGCTTTTATGATGTAGATTCTGCAGATCTCCTCCACTCCTTCACTGGCTGCTATTTTACTGAGAAACTCTACCCATACTTCAGTCCCTGTACTAATGATGGTGGTGTAAACTCTGCCCCTTTGATCATCTCTCCTGTCAATCAGGAGACaaatgacactggtgaccaaaAAGAACTTGAAAGAAAAGCGCCTGAGCTGAAGAGCGTCCAACAGTTTGTAGTGGACGTGACTCTGGATCCTGATACAGCCCATCCTCACCTCATCCTGTCTGATGATGGGAAACAAGTACACCACAGTGATGTGAGGAACAAACTACCGGACAAGCCCCAGAGATTTACCAAATATGAAAGCATTTTAGGAAAGCCGAGTCTCTCTTCAGGAAAATATTACTACGAGGTTCAGGTTAAAGGGAAGACTGCTTGGGATTTGGGAGTGGCCAATCAGGCAATCAAGAAGAAAGTCCAGATCTCAACAAACCCTGAGAATGGCTTCTGGACTATAAAGCTGAGGAATCAAAATGAGTATGAAGCTAATGATGATGATCCTGTCCAGCTGTCTCTGAAGTCACATCTTCAGAAGGTGGGAGTGTTTGTGGACTATGATGAGGGTCTGGTCTGCTTTTATGATGTAGATTCTGCAGATCTTATCTACTCCTTCACTGGCTGCTATTTTACTGGGAAACTCTACCCATTCTTCAGTCCCTGTACTAATGATGGTGGTGTAAACTCTGCCCCTCTGATCATCTCTTCTGTCAATCACCCACTGAGCCATAAGACACATGACATCAGTGATGAGAAGGCAGAATACAAAAGAAAGAAGGCTGAGCTGAAAAGGATACAGCAGTTTGCAGTGGATGTGACTCTGGATCCTGATACAGCAAATCCTCACCTCATTCTGTCTGATGATGGGAAACAAGTACAccacagtgatgtgaaaaagaCATTACCAAACAACCCTGAGAGATTTTACAGTTTTGTGAACGTCTTAGGAAAGCAGAGTTTCTCTTCAGGAAAATTTTACTACGAGGTTCAGGTTGAGGGAAAGACTGCCTGGGCTTTGGGAGTGGCCAAACAGTCGATCAAGAGGAAACTCCAGATCGCAGCATGCCCACAGAATGGTTTCTGGACCATAATGTTGACAAATGAAGATGTATACGAAGCCAATGATGATGATCCTGTCCAACTGTCTCTGAACCATCCTCTTCAGAAGGTGGGAGTGTTTGTGGACTATGAAGAGGATCTGGTCTCCTTCTATAACGTAGATTCTGCAGATCTTCTCTACTCCTTCACTGGCTGCTCCTTTACTGAGAAGCTCTACCCATACTTCAGTCCTTTCACTAATGACGGCGGTGTAAACTCTGCCCCCCTCATTATCTCTCCTGTCAATGAGCCACTGAGCCTTAACACATGTGACTTTGGTGGTGAGAAAGGAGAACCTGAGAAAAATAAGACTGAGCTGAAGAGTGTGGAGGAGCTCGCAGTGGAAATAACGCCGGATCAAGATACTGCACGTGCTAATCTCATCCTTTCTGGTGATGGGAAACAAGTACACAATGATGATGTGAGGGAGAAACTCCCAAGTAACTTTGTGAGGACCATATTTTGTTGCCAGTGTTGTCTCTCTCGAACAGACAAAGAGTAA